TTCCtaaattgtatatacatacagtatttcattaaaaatgagTAGTTTCTCATTTCGAAACTATAGGAGGTGTTTGCATTGGTTTCATAGTTTTTAAGGGGAGCTCACCTTGTTCTGCTATACTCTTGGTTAGATGATAAATTTTGTAAGACAAATGTTAAGGGAGCAATATACAACTTTGCATCCTTTTTAACTGTAGGTTCAGTAACTAATTCTGcttatctcatattttttacaGTGATATGTTTAATCACCAATAGTAGGATGCtagtttaattataaaaagcTACTAAGCAATATAACATTTCGATATCTTATAGAAATGTTATGCAAATGGTagtaaactatttatttatttatttttgttttggtttATTGTTTTTCTTGCATTAGGTGttggtaatttatttttggttttacaATATGCAGATGATCGAGAGGTTGATCCGGAGGAGTTCATCATGATGATGAACAGGACAGGCTTCCGTCACTAGTTACTATATCTACATGGAGTAGTTACCTTTTGTTTGGGTTGACTATATGAAAATCAGAAGAAGCTGTATTAGTCCTATTGTGCAAATTGTAGGAGTCGTGAATCGAATGTTATGATTTTGCTCTACCTATTATGAGCATTGATGTATGCCAGAGTTTATTTGGATCTAATGTAAATGGAAACAGTATGCACAGGGCATTTTCAACCACCTGCAAAAATTTATCAGatcatattatataatttattttaaagtacAAATTCAATGATAAAAATATCAGTATAGTTAGGCACAGATGCATCAAGAGAGTATGTTACGGAAATGCTAAATGTCACGAAAACAAACTTACGAATGAATCACAAGTGATTTGGTATAATTTTAGAtcaatactattaatttaagGACCTATTTATATATGGTTAGTCAACTCTTAATTGGTCacttttcttcttcctcatgaCTTCTTCGCTGAGGTTTTTTATCGGGAGATATAGCATTGTTTTATCTACAGGtttagtttttatttctttctttttgtaacaaaaagaATACTGGTTAActataaaagttatatataatatatatgaaatagaTTAAGGATATAGAAAAAATGGTATTCGAATTATGGGTTAATTACCGAAGTTGATCTTTAATCACTAtatcaaagaaaaataaaatataattcgaATAAGGATAATATTTTGATGTCTTTGTTTAGCAGCTGACAGTTAAAATACTATGCAAATAGTATAATTAACGTACATTAACTGTGTAAAATGTTTTATGTATCAGcacattataattaattatatgtttgattttaaaagtgattatgataaaaataaaataattttaataatttgatagtTATGGTTACTGACAATATATTTATACCGCATTATAAATTGAATCTCTCtttaaaactcaaatttcaatGTATATTTGTTGGACTTAGATGTTCCGATCAATATAGAAAATCTTCATAAATAAAGGGGGTGcatattacaaaattaaaaagatcatatggcgatttacatttttttgaGCATTAGaacaaaacataataataattttaaattgaagtgTTTAAACAAAGTCCACTTAAAGAAGAATCATTGAGGTATATATCCTTGGAAGATCGGAGCAAGAGTGTGAGAAATTGCAAACTTAGCTTGTAGCGAGTGAGTAAGATGGGCATGGACAGCAGCATGGATGCTCAGTCTCCACCACCGTCTCAGTCTCAGTATCAGTATCAGATCGGGTACTTTTCATTCGTTCTCTATCTCCTTCAACATCAACTTCCTTTTTTGactgaatatattattttatttaaccgTTTTCGATCTTCAGTCACCCGCGCCATTTCTACCTCGCAGTTGACAGGCTTCAATTCAAAATGGTATTCTATTCTACCAtcttatctttattattattcaattcaattcaattcaattcaattcaataatatttgatttgcGATTAGATATTTCGAATTTCAATTTGATTATGATAATTTCTTTGCTTGCTTTCAGCAAACGTTGCTTGATCTTCTTGATTTGGTTGGTCGTCGTCCTTCTTTGCCGATTGTCGTCTGTTGCAGCACTCGCGACGACCTTGACTCTCTCTGCTCCTCTCTTTCCCCTCTCCCTTTCATTTCCTACAATGCTTTGGTTCGTACTATTCATTCTTTAATCCCTTTTCTACtttcattctcttttttattccaatttttactttaattaacttgtttacgACATCTCATAGcttatagaaataatttatagtTCATGAAAAAAACTTATATCTTTATTGTATGTTTTGTTATAGTAATAACTTATACATGAACACTTGTATGTAAGTGCCTATAGCATAAGCACTTAATTAAACTGTTTGTCCAAACACGGATGGATAAATGTCAACGGTGTTTTGGGTTATGTTTCTGTGTTCTTCCTTGCTAACTTGTTATTCATTCAACTTTGTTTTCTTTTCCACGCGTCGTCAGTACAGTGACCTTGTTGAAGACGAACGTGCTTTTGTTTTAGAGAAATTTCGTCAGGTGGCAACGGGATGGA
This region of Cicer arietinum cultivar CDC Frontier isolate Library 1 chromosome 8, Cicar.CDCFrontier_v2.0, whole genome shotgun sequence genomic DNA includes:
- the LOC101494648 gene encoding ATP-dependent RNA helicase eIF4A isoform X1, producing MGMDSSMDAQSPPPSQSQYQYQIGHPRHFYLAVDRLQFKMQTLLDLLDLVGRRPSLPIVVCCSTRDDLDSLCSSLSPLPFISYNALYSDLVEDERAFVLEKFRQVATGWNQINHSAAGNGDDVGKDDRSHMIIVTDACLPLLTSGEPPMNAHLLINYELPAKKETYGRRLAACLTADGIVINMVVGGEVETLKSIEESTGIVMQEMPMQILDIL